One part of the Treponema peruense genome encodes these proteins:
- a CDS encoding helix-turn-helix domain-containing protein, with translation MRVYFNEKEFWPFINTFTIFICIFICFITFSREVNFSINPKTIFGMSVTFITLVLLMFSFTIKRGLINYSIIYIIWGACVIHMGNHLLGSAFFYTTILFLYKRFPVFKENRKAFFLLSIVLILIPFILIPFSKGTYIIKLNAYLNDFLLLYFVSLVLFLIYSIHKNKSIDSKKVLDLSRYNFSVRKIRILNAVMSGAKYSTIAVNLGCGLATIKKNVGEICTTLQVADKTELLVKYSGYTIQC, from the coding sequence ATGAGAGTTTATTTTAATGAAAAAGAGTTTTGGCCGTTTATAAATACTTTTACCATTTTTATCTGCATTTTTATTTGTTTTATTACATTCAGCAGAGAAGTCAATTTTTCTATTAACCCTAAAACTATATTTGGAATGTCAGTTACTTTTATCACACTTGTTCTGCTGATGTTCAGTTTTACAATCAAAAGAGGATTAATTAATTATTCAATAATTTATATAATTTGGGGAGCCTGTGTTATTCATATGGGCAATCACCTTTTGGGTTCAGCTTTCTTTTACACAACAATACTATTCCTTTACAAACGATTCCCTGTTTTCAAAGAAAATAGAAAAGCTTTCTTTTTGTTATCGATTGTACTTATTCTTATACCATTTATTCTTATACCTTTTTCAAAAGGAACTTATATTATAAAACTCAATGCCTACCTGAATGATTTTCTGCTTTTATATTTTGTATCTCTGGTACTATTTTTGATTTATTCAATTCATAAAAACAAAAGCATTGATTCAAAAAAAGTTCTGGACTTATCCAGATATAATTTTTCTGTCCGTAAAATCAGAATTTTAAATGCCGTTATGTCAGGAGCCAAATATTCAACAATAGCAGTAAATCTTGGTTGCGGACTTGCAACAATCAAAAAAAATGTTGGAGAAATTTGCACCACACTTCAAGTAGCAGACAAAACAGAACTTCTTGTAAAATATTCAGGATACACCATTCAATGCTGA
- a CDS encoding RluA family pseudouridine synthase, with protein sequence MKPILDYTVIYNDDDIVVLNKRSGLLIAADRYDPDAPRLDESASKEFGKIYAVHRIDKDTSGAVIYAKNAEAHKKLSEQFMNRTVQKVYHCLVNGRPAWDDLHVTLPLLPDGDIRHRTVVNKKIGKSSITDFHLIGVCGPYSWIEARPHTGRTHQIRAHLQANGLGIVCDPLYSGNQKPVRLSDIKRRWNGDTLEERPLLSRLALHAFRLTLNHPRTGETMTFTAPYPKDLDAVRNQLAKIFKTDPLVFAATESK encoded by the coding sequence ATGAAACCAATACTCGATTACACGGTAATATATAACGATGATGATATTGTTGTCCTGAACAAACGCTCAGGTCTTCTTATTGCTGCCGACCGCTACGATCCCGACGCCCCACGCCTTGACGAAAGTGCAAGCAAAGAGTTCGGAAAGATTTATGCGGTTCACAGAATAGACAAAGACACAAGCGGCGCCGTTATTTATGCAAAAAACGCAGAAGCCCACAAAAAACTTTCAGAACAGTTCATGAACCGCACTGTACAAAAAGTTTACCACTGTCTCGTTAACGGACGCCCGGCGTGGGATGACCTTCACGTAACATTACCTCTTCTTCCCGATGGGGACATAAGACACCGCACTGTAGTAAACAAAAAAATCGGCAAATCTTCCATAACAGATTTTCATCTTATAGGAGTCTGCGGACCCTACAGCTGGATTGAAGCACGACCGCACACAGGACGTACACACCAGATTCGCGCGCATCTTCAGGCAAACGGACTAGGCATTGTATGCGACCCGCTTTATTCCGGTAACCAAAAGCCGGTAAGATTAAGCGATATAAAACGCAGGTGGAACGGAGACACGCTCGAAGAACGGCCGCTTCTTTCCAGACTGGCGCTTCACGCATTCCGTCTTACGCTTAACCATCCGCGTACAGGCGAGACAATGACGTTTACAGCTCCTTACCCAAAAGATCTTGATGCCGTAAGAAACCAGCTGGCAAAAATATTCAAAACAGATCCGCTTGTTTTTGCGGCAACTGAATCAAAATGA
- a CDS encoding omptin family outer membrane protease → MKKLRAGILTTAVLLFKCASLNAQNFFGLEVTPFFTIRSGSQYEYVYTNTYSDGATLSLLDWQQNPILFGGAKAAVRLGRFSLSGQASAAVPGTDAGFVTDYDWKNLELTRDTTLQKICTNYSKSTCTVNADYFLSARALFCLKKTHSFSISPFAELEYTYSHYQADGGILKYGAKDSKTNTYSSYETAEEESMTGTVLSLQRIEYFTWAGLELKWDTFRGTKILFEIAACPYANIQSLDYHALRYTYFLDLMEGFFCGIKASLGLETELTKRLSLCISAQILDTSTIDGNTRVKSYSSKYFSDFISSKKDCGSSFSFFDFSTGFKIILF, encoded by the coding sequence ATGAAAAAACTGCGCGCAGGAATTTTAACAACTGCTGTCCTTCTCTTTAAGTGCGCATCTCTTAACGCGCAGAATTTTTTCGGACTTGAAGTCACACCATTTTTTACAATCCGCAGCGGAAGTCAGTACGAGTACGTTTACACAAACACATATTCAGACGGAGCAACACTCAGTCTTTTGGACTGGCAGCAGAATCCTATCCTTTTCGGGGGAGCAAAAGCGGCTGTCCGTTTAGGTCGATTTTCTCTTAGCGGACAGGCGAGCGCGGCGGTTCCTGGAACAGACGCAGGTTTTGTTACAGATTATGACTGGAAAAACCTTGAACTGACGCGCGATACCACCTTACAGAAAATATGCACAAACTACAGTAAAAGCACATGCACCGTTAACGCAGATTATTTTCTTTCGGCGCGCGCACTATTCTGTTTAAAAAAAACGCACTCATTCAGCATATCGCCATTTGCCGAACTTGAATACACATATTCCCATTACCAGGCAGACGGTGGCATACTAAAATACGGCGCTAAGGATTCAAAAACAAATACATATTCCTCATACGAAACAGCAGAAGAAGAATCCATGACAGGAACAGTACTCAGCCTTCAGCGAATTGAATATTTTACCTGGGCAGGTCTTGAACTCAAATGGGATACTTTTCGCGGAACCAAAATTCTTTTTGAAATTGCCGCATGCCCTTATGCAAACATCCAGTCTCTTGATTACCACGCACTGCGCTACACTTATTTTCTTGACTTAATGGAAGGATTTTTCTGCGGAATAAAAGCATCGCTGGGACTTGAAACAGAACTTACAAAACGCCTTTCACTTTGCATTAGTGCACAGATTCTTGATACATCCACTATCGACGGAAACACACGCGTCAAAAGTTACAGTTCAAAGTATTTTTCAGACTTTATTTCTTCAAAAAAAGACTGCGGTTCTTCTTTTTCTTTCTTTGACTTCAGCACCGGATTTAAAATAATTTTATTCTAA